One region of Miscanthus floridulus cultivar M001 chromosome 19, ASM1932011v1, whole genome shotgun sequence genomic DNA includes:
- the LOC136529178 gene encoding galactoside 2-alpha-L-fucosyltransferase-like translates to MYRGNPGRRPSAYLISKLRRHEALQRRCGPGTAAYSNALEQLKSGKRNASPECAYIVSISYSGLGNRILAAASAFLYAVLTHRVLLVDPSNEMDDLFCEPFPDTTWLLPRGFPMTNYTSFGVDTAESYGNMVRNKVIGSGGVAADASTARPPAFAYVHLHNDATVEDNYFFCDDDQRLLRRIQWLAMRTDSYIVPGLFLVQAFQDELDLMFPERDAVFHHIGRYLFHPNNHVWGLVTRYYDAYLAAAQQRVGIQVRVFGVQPNSPELLEQITSCTQKQKLLPEVLATGAPTTSPASRARSKAVLVTSLKSWYYEKLKSMYWEHAAVTGEAVSVHQPSHEEYQRSGARSHEHKAWAEIYLLSLTDVLVTTGMSTFGYVAQGLGGVRPWVLYKSTNSSAVPDPPCGWDVSIEPCFHKPPSYDCRLKQWAADISKDVPYIQHCDDLSWGLKLVGRNK, encoded by the coding sequence ATGTACCGCGGGAACCCCGGGAGGCGACCCTCCGCGTACCTCATCTCCAAGCTGCGACGGCACGAGGCTCTCCAACGACGGTGCGGCCCAGGCACCGCCGCCTACAGCAACGCCCTGGAGCAGCTCAAGTCAGGCAAGAGGAACGCGTCACCGGAGTGCGCGTACATCGTCTCCATTTCCTACAGCGGCCTCGGGAACCGGATCCTCGCCGCCGCGTCGGCGTTCCTGTACGCGGTGCTAACCCACCGCGTCCTCCTCGTCGACCCCAGCAACGAGATGGACGACCTCTTCTGTGAGCCGTTCCCCGACACgacgtggctgctgccgcggggCTTCCCGATGACGAACTACACCAGCTTCGGCGTGGACACCGCCGAGAGCTACGGGAACATGGTGAGGAACAAGGTGATCGGGAGCGGCGGCGTCGCCGCCGATGCTTCGACGGCGCGACCGCCTGCGTTCGCGTACGTCCATCTCCACAACGACGCCACCGTCGAGGACAACTACTTCTTCTGCGACGACGACCAGAGGCTGCTCCGGCGCATTCAGTGGCTGGCGATGAGGACGGACAGCTACATCGTGCCGGGGCTGTTTCTAGTGCAGGCGTTCCAGGACGAGCTCGACCTGATGTTCCCGGAGCGCGACGCCGTGTTCCACCACATCGGGCGGTACCTGTTCCACCCGAACAACCACGTCTGGGGCCTCGTCACGCGCTACTACGACGCCTACCTCGCGGCGGCGCAGCAGCGAGTTGGCATCCAGGTGCGTGTCTTCGGCGTCCAGCCGAACTCGCCGGAGCTGCTGGAGCAGATCACCTCGTGCACGCAGAAGCAGAAGCTGCTCCCGGAGGTGCTGGCCACGGGAGCGCCGACAACGTCGCCAGCGTCCCGTGCCAGGTCCAAAGCCGTTCTCGTCACCTCGCTCAAGTCATGGTACTACGAGAAACTGAAGAGCATGTACTGGGAGCACGCGGCGGTCACCGGCGAGGCGGTGAGCGTGCACCAGCCGAGCCACGAGGAGTACCAGCGCTCCGGCGCCAGGTCACACGAGCACAAGGCGTGGGCCGAGATATACCTGCTGAGCCTGACTGATGTGCTGGTGACCACCGGCATGTCGACGTTCGGTTACGTGGCGCAGGGGCTCGGCGGCGTGCGGCCGTGGGTGCTGTACAAGTCTACCAACAGCTCTGCCGTGCCCGATCCGCCGTGCGGCTGGGACGTGTCCATCGAGCCGTGCTTCCACAAACCACCGAGCTATGATTGCCGTCTGAAGCAGTGGGCAGCAGACATCTCAAAGGATGTGCCGTACATCCAGCACTGTGACGACTTGAGCTGGGGGCTGAAACTTGTTGGTCGGAACAAATAG
- the LOC136525810 gene encoding cytochrome P450 93G2-like, producing MSNNTIMRMVASALPGHMTEAARDRAKHVAELVGAFNVEDYVGLCRGWDLQGLTRRTREVRDKFDALLEIMITGKEETRRRTCARSWTPWCWEEPLQFLPERFMPGGAGAGVDPKGQHMQLMPFGSGRRACPSMGLASAPAAATAGATEPSAYVTWCGKGFSINML from the exons ATGTCCAACAACACCATCATGCGCATGGTGGCCAGCGCGCTGCCGGGCCACATGACGGAGGCGGCCAGGGACCGCGCCAAGCACGTCGCCGAGCTCGTGGgggccttcaacgtcgaggaCTACGTGGGGCTCTGCCGGGGATGGGACCTGCAGGGGCTCACGCGGAGGACGCGCGAGGTGCGGGACAAGTTCGACGCGCTGCTGGAGATCATGATCACGGGCAAGGAGGAGACGCGGCGGAGGAC CTGCGCGCGGAGCTGGACGCCGTGGTGCTGGGAGGAGCCTCTCCAGTTTCTGCCCGAGCGCTTCATGCCCGGCGGCGCGGGGGCCGGCGTCGACCCCAAGGGGCAGCACATGCAGCTCATGCCGTTCGGGAGCGGCCGCCGCGCCTGCCCCAGCATGGGCCTGGCCAGCGCGCCCGCAGCAGCGACAGCGGGCGCCACAGAGCCGTCCGCGTACGTGACGTGGTGCGGGAAGGGGTTTTCTATAAATAtgctttga